The following proteins are encoded in a genomic region of Xenopus laevis strain J_2021 chromosome 3L, Xenopus_laevis_v10.1, whole genome shotgun sequence:
- the sftpb.L gene encoding surfactant, pulmonary-associated protein B L homeolog precursor (The RefSeq protein has 3 substitutions compared to this genomic sequence), with translation MEGTRLIWLLTLCAAAVLSGKVPVKDDCALGPEFWCQDLMTAAQCGAVDHCKQTAWLGIDVLCVQCKQIVNILLDMVKASPIQDTIKKFLHKQCSHLPVVPLIAQCNLLVDQYESMMVTVLEKQVNPDALCSTLRLCQSDQEEFWNNELQPEMILEKIFPLIQEHLYNAHEKATQGDGEDLPIPKPMCWMCKSFISQLEKVIPKTVIAKAASQLCRILPAKVAGVCQCLVEKYTVILLDIVLEKLGPQLLCKLLFMCATDENCEADLPVIPVLDIDFACDTCLAVTSAIKPTIKQNMTQAEVEAAVLKAHGEPGMAWKEIQTFLKNHHTELSLLLHKQWDHRMTCQALGACPVPANAAAQHSGCTVGPSYWCQNLETAKECGAVSHCLTHVWH, from the exons TTCTGTCTGGGAAGATCCCAGTAAAGGACGACTGCGCCCTGGGCCCGGAGTTCTGGTGTCAGGACCTGATGACAGCAGCTCAATGTGGAGCCGTGGATCACTGCAAGCAAACTGCCTGGTTAGGAATA GATGTGCTGTGCGTGCAGTGTAAGCAGATTGTGAACATCTTGCTGGACATGGTGAAGGCATCACCCATCCAG GACACCATAAAGAAATTCCTGCACAAGCAGTGTTCCCATCTCCCTGTGGTGCCTCTCATTGCTCAGTGCAACTTGCTGGTGGATCAGTATGAGTCTATGATGGTCACTGTATTGGAAAAACAAGTG AACCCTGACACTCTGTGTTCCACCCTGAGACTTTGCCAATCTGACCAAGAAGAATTCTGGAATAATGAGCTGCAACCAGAAATGATCCTTGaaaaaatattccctttaattCAGGAGCATTTGTACAACGCACATGAAAAAGCAACGCAG GGTGATGGTGAGGATTTGCCAATACCAAAGCCCATGTGCTGGATGTGCAAGTCGTTTATCAGCCAATTAGAGAAAGTCATCCCAAAG ACAGTCATTGCCAAAGCAGCCTCTCAACTGTGCCGGATCCTTCCAGCGAAGGTAGCAGGTGTCTGCCAGTGTTTGGTGGAGAAATACACAGTTATTTTACTGGATATAGTGCTGGAGAAACTGGGGCCACAGCTGCTGTGCAAATTGCTGTTCATGTGTGCCACGGATGAGAACTGCGAGGCAG ATTTACCAGTGATACCAGTTCTGGATATTGATTTTGCCTGTGACACATGCCTGGCTGTTACCTCTGCCATCAAACCCACCATAAAGCAGAACATGACCCAGGCAGAGGTAGAGGCTGCAGTTCTGAAAGCCCATGGAGAGCCTGGCATGGCATGGAAAGAG ATCCAGACTTTCCTTAAGAACCATCACACAGAATTGTCTCTCCTCCTGCACAAGCAGTGGGACCACAGGATGACGTGCCAG GCACTGGGAGCTTGTCCTGTTCCTGCTAATGCAGCCGCACAGCATTCTGGGTGTACCGTGGGACCCTCTTATTGGTGTCAAAACCTGGAAACGGCTAAAGACTGtggg GCCGTCAGTCACTGTTTGACCCATGTGTGGCACTAA